In Neoarius graeffei isolate fNeoGra1 chromosome 15, fNeoGra1.pri, whole genome shotgun sequence, a single genomic region encodes these proteins:
- the LOC132899018 gene encoding putative nuclease HARBI1, translated as MEFGLYDQLMVELRNEDPRAFHHFMRMPPAMFDELVERLRPRLTKASTNFRPNLDPGLKVALTLRHLASGTTYRNMQYAWRVPHNSISKVVREVVQAIVEEYVDELLRCPTTEQGWRQLAEDWYQRWNFPHIVGAIDGKHVACKAPANSGSTYYNYKGFFSIILFAMVDADYKFIYIDTSGNGSASDAQIYNASDLKDGLERNLIMGFPGPDPLPNDTQDVPYFIIGDDAFSLRTYLMKAYSSRYLTREERIFNYRLSRARRVVENAFGILANRFQILLTTMQHDPETVRSIVEA; from the coding sequence ATGGAGTTTGGACTGTATGACCAGTTGATGGTGGAGCTGAGGAATGAAGACCCTCGTGCATTCCATCACTTCATGAGGATGCCACCAGCCATGTTTGATGAACTTGTAGAGCGTCTGAGACCCAGGTTGACCAAGGCTAGCACCAACTTCCGTCCCAACCTGGACCCTGGACTGAAGGTGGCACTGACTCTGCGGCACCTGGCCTCTGGAACCACATATAGAAACATGCAGTATGCATGGAGGGTGCCACACAACAGCATCAGCAAAGTCGTCAGAGAAGTGGTACAGGCCATCGTTGAAGAATACGTGGACGAACTCCTCAGGTGCCCCACCACTGAACAAGGCTGGAGACAACTTGCAGAGGATTGGTATCAGAGGTGGAACTTTCCCCATATCGTTGGAGCCATAGATGGGAAGCACGTGGCCTGCAAAGCTCCAGCCAACTCAGGGTCCACTTATTACAACTACAAGGGCTTTTTCAGTATCATCCTCTTTGCCATGGTTGATGCTGACTACAAGTTCATCTACATCGATACTTCAGGCAACGGGTCAGCTTCAGATGCCCAGATATACAATGCAAGTGACCTCAAGGATGGGCTGGAACGCAACCTCATCATGGGTTTTCCAGGTCCAGACCCCCTTCCCAATGACACACAAGATGTGCCCTACTTCATCATTGGTGATGATGCGTTCTCCCTCAGAACCTACCTCATGAAAGCGTACAGTTCAAGATACCTCACCCGTGAAGAGAGGATCTTCAACTACAGGCTGTCCAGGGCAAGACGGGTGGTGGAGAACGCCTTTGGCATCCTGGCCAACAGGTTTCAGATACTTCTCACCACCATGCAGCATGACCCAGAGACTGTGAGGAGCATCGTGGAAGCTTGA
- the LOC132898890 gene encoding vitellogenin-like: MRAVVLALTLALVASHQVNLVPEFAAGKTYVYKYEGWLLAGLPQEGLGKAGVKISSKVLISAAAQNTFLLKLLDPQLFEYAGIWPQDNFVPATKLTSALNAQLVTPIKFEYANGVVGKIFAPARVSATVLNLHRGILNILQLNLKNTQNVYELHEAGTQGVCKTHYMISEDIQTHQVTVRKSKDLTNCHERVIKDIGLAYTETCVACQQRLKSLTGTATFHYSMKHSDTGSLISEANVEEVHQFSLLNTLTGAAEMKAKQMLTLLEVQNSQINPTAGEYLVRGSLQYEFSTEILQTPIQLLKINDPESQIVKVLQHLVANNVDRVHEDAPLKFVQLVQLMRVATLESIQAIWAQHKNKPLYRRWILDALPVVGTPVALRFIKEKFEADELTVPELTQALLVALHMASPNPDSIQLTANIASSPKIKSTLGLRELIMLGYGSMIARYCTEVPACPADHLKPIHEMAATAISKAEIPEITLALKVLGNAGHPASLKTIMKLLPGFGSAAATIPIRVQIDAILALRNIAKKEPKLVQPVALQLFMDKALHPELRMVACIVLFETKPSVALMATVGGALEKEPNMHVVSFTYSHIKSLTRSMAPDYMHVAAAANVAIRMFSPKLDRLSYYFSRAIHWDVYISPFMVGAAGSAFLINDATTSLPRAVITRARAYLAGAAADVLEIGVRTEGLQEALQKTAHIEENSDRITKIKRTLKALMDWKSLPSDQPLASIFVKVLGQEIAFANIDKKFMDKVIEQASQIATEPRRCELLKEAVKSLQKGIDFKYAKPLLAAEVRRIFPSSLGVPMELGLYTAAVAAAALNVQATITPPLPETAEACTRDQLMKTDLQLRAEARPSVAIQAFGVFGLNTALIQAAVVARGKLHTVLPGKVALRADLPKGSVKLEVLPAAVPDYIVDASFEIVAVARNIEDLPSERSVSLAPPVPSDAPQRMIPASFQKSVCGVVPYAYIKGCLEVSSQNAGFMGLNPLYYIVGRHSAQISVARGDGPPLERLELEMQAGPKAAEKLVKEISFVDIDNTEESTILLKLREILEGGLRNVNSDSLSSSASENSNSSVSSSRSVSSSMSSSSASAYVTKNPKISRPFLKFHKDKGTSNVHSSSSIEALYKKTQLLGDTMPPSFAIIARVVRADRKMGYQVAGYLDKSTSRVQVVFASISENIKWKICADAVLPSKHKISARFGIGEQCQEYSVAVKAETGVYDGHPSARLKFGWNREPRIVAIVIPYVKRAREYICKVTPLAGVSAERADNNEREIKLILALPTQKSLNIILRVPTMTLSKQDLPIFINLPIEQDGTIPALKDLDIRGTVEKWLKAIRDN; encoded by the exons ATGAGAGCTGTTGTGCTTGCCTTGACTCTGGCCCTTGTGG cGAGTCATCAGGTTAATCTTG TTCCAGAGTTTGCTGCCGGTAAGACCTATGTGTACAAGTATGAGGGTTGGCTCTTGGCCGGTCTGCCTCAGGAGGGTCTGGGTAAGGCTGGTGTAAAAATCAGCAGCAAGGTTCTCATCAGTGCTGCAGCCCAGAATACCTTCCTCCTGAAG CTCTTGGATCCTCAACTCTTTGAGTACGCTGGCATCTGGCCCCAGGACAATTTTGTTCCTGCTACAAAGCTCACCTCAGCACTAAATGCTCAGCTGGTGACTCCCATCAAGTTTGAGTATGCTAATGGTGTTGTTGGTAAGATATTTGCCCCTGCTAGAGTCTCTGCTACTGTTTTGAACCTGCACAGAGGTATCCTCAACATCCTTCAGCTCAACCTCAAGAACACACAGAATGTGTACGAGCTGCATGAG GCTGGAACTCAGGGAGTCTGCAAGACACACTACATGATCAGTGAGGATATACAGACCCATCAAGTGACTGTGAGAAAGTCCAAAGACCTGACCAACTGCCATGAGAGAGTCATAAAGGATATCGGTTTAGCTTACACTGAAACCTGTGTTGCGTGCCAACAG AGGCTTAAGAGTCTGACTGGGACTGCAACGTTCCACTATTCCATGAAACACAGTGATACAGGTTCTTTGATTTCTGAGGCTAACGTTGAAGAGGTCCATCAGTTCTCACTCTTAAATACATTAACTGGAGCAGCTGAAATGAAAGCCAA acaAATGCTGACTTTACTGGAAGTGCAGAATTCCCAAATTAATCCCACTGCAGGTGAATACCTGGTCCGTGGATCCCTGCAGTATGAATTTTCTACTGAGATTCTTCAAACTCCAATTCAACTTCTGAAGATCAATGATCCAGAGTCCCAA ATTGTAAAGGTTTTACAGCATCTGGTTGCAAATAATGTGGATAGGGTTCATGAGGACGCTCCTCTGAAGTTTGTTCAGCTTGTCCAACTCATGCGTGTAGCTACCTTGGAGAGCATTCAAGCCATCTGGGCTCAGCACAAGAACAAGCCTCTTTACAG ACGGTGGATTTTGGATGCACTTCCTGTTGTGGGTACACCAGTCGCTCTGAGATTCATCAAGGAGAAGTTTGAAGCTGATGAGCTTACTGTCCCTGAACTCACTCAAGCCCTACTGGTTGCTTTGCACATGGCTTCTCCTAATCCAGATTCCATCCAACTCACTGCT AATATAGCTTCGAGCCCCAAAATCAAGAGTACTCTAGGCCTGCGTGAGTTGATCATGCTTGGCTATGGTTCCATGATTGCCAGATACTGTACTGAAGTTCCCGCATGTCCTGCTGATCATCTTAAG CCTATCCATGAGATGGCTGCTACAGCTATTTCCAAAGCTGAGATTCCTGAAATCACACTGGCTCTTAAGGTCTTGGGCAATGCCGGCCACCCTGCCAGCCTTAAAACCATCATGAAACTTCTGCCTGGATTTGGAAGTGCTGCTGCCACCATTCCCATAAGGGTCCAAATTGATGCCATCTTGGCTCTTAGGAACATTGCTAAGAAGGAGCCAAAGTTG GTTCAGCCAGTGGCGTTGCAACTTTTCATGGACAAGGCACTCCACCCTGAACTGCGCATGGTTGCCTGTATCGTGCTGTTTGAGACCAAGCCATCAGTAGCCCTTATGGCCACTGTTGGTGGGGCTTTGGAGAAGGAGCCCAACATGCATGTTGTCAGTTTCACTTATTCTCACATCAAGTCTCTGACCAGAAGCATGGCCCCTGATTATATGCATGT GGCTGCTGCAGCAAATGTTGCCATTAGGATGTTCAGCCCCAAACTGGACAGACTGAGCTATTATTTTAGCAGAGCCATCCACTGGGATGTCTATATCT CTCCTTTCATGGTTGGTGCAGCTGGTAGTGCTTTCTTGATCAATGACGCTACCACCAGCTTGCCCAGAGCTGTCATAACTAGAGCACGAGCCTACCTGGCTGGAGCTGCGGCTGATGTTCTTGAG ATTGGTGTGAGAACTGAAGGACTCCAGGAAGCCCTCCAGAAGACTGCTCATATAGAGGAAAATTCTGACCGCATCACAAAAATAAAGCGTACCCTTAAGGCT CTGATGGACTGGAAGTCTTTGCCATCAGATCAACCGCTGGCCTCCATCTTTGTTAAAGTTCTTGGACAGGAAATTGCTTTTGCCAACATTGACAAAAAATTCATGGACAAAGTCATCGAACAAGCTTCACAG atTGCTACTGAACCACGTCGTTGTGAACTCCTAAAGGAAGCCGTTAAGTCATTGCAGAAAGGCATTGACTTCAAGTACGCCAAGCCCCTGCTGGCAGCTGAGGTGCGCCGCATTTTCCCTAGTTCTCTTGGTGTGCCAATGGAGCTTGGTTTATacactgctgctgttgctgctgcagcTCTCAATG TTCAGGCAACTATTACCCCTCCTTTACCTGAGACTGCAGAAGCTTGCACTCGTGATCAGTTGATGAAAACAGATCTCCAGTTGCGAGCTGAGGCCAGACCAAG TGTTGCCATCCAGGCATTTGGTGTGTTTGGATTGAACACTGCATTAATTCAAGCTGCTGTTGTGGCCAGAGGAAAGCTACACACTGTCTTGCCAGGTAAAGTGGCTTTAAGAGCTGACCTTCCAAAGGGCAGTGTAAAGTTGGAGGTTCTGCCTGCTGCCGTTCCTGATTATATTGTTGATGCCAG CTTTGAGATTGTTGCTGTGGCTAGAAACATTGAGGACCTCCCCAGTGAGAGATCAGTATCTCTCGCACCTCCAGTGCCCTCGGATGCTCCACAGAGGATGATACCTGCTTCATTTCAGAAGTCCGTGTGTGGTGTTGTTCCTTATGCTTACATCAAAGGATGTCTTGAGGTTTCCTCACAGAATGCTGGCTTTATGGGGTTAAATCCTCTGTATTATATTGTTGGAAGACACTCAGCTCAGATTTCAGTGGCAAGAG GTGATGGTCCTCCACTTGAAAGACTGGAGCTTGAGATGCAAGCTGGCCCGAAGGCAGCTGAGAAACTTGTCAAAGAAATTAGCTTTGTTGATATTGATAATACAGAAGAAAGTACCATCCTGTTGAAACTGCGGGAAATTCTGGAAGGTGGACTGAGGAATGTAAATTCCGACTCACTGAGCTCCTCCGCCAGCGAGAACAGCAATAGTAGTGTGAGCAGCAGCAGGAGTGTCAGCAGCTCTATGAGTTCTTCCAGTGCCAGTGCTTATGTGACCAAG aatCCAAAAATATCTCGTCCATTCCTGAAGTTCCATAaagataag GGAACTTCAAATGTTCACAGCTCATCTAGCATTGAGGCCCTATACAAAAAG ACTCAGCTACTTGGAGATACTATGCCACCTTCTTTTGCCATCATTGCTCGTGTTGTTAGAGCTGACCGCAAGATGGGATACCAGGTTGCTGGTTACTTGGATAAGTCAACTTCAAGAGTACAGGTTGTGTTTGCCTCTATTTCTGAGAATATCAAATGGAAGATCTGTGCTGATGCTGTACTTCCAAGCAAGCATAAAATCTCT GCCAGGTTTGGTATTGGTGAGCAGTGTCAGGAATATTCTGTAGCTGTCAAGGCTGAAACTGGTGTGTATGATGGACATCCTTCTGCTCGTTTGAAGTTTGGCTGGAACAGGGAACCAAGAATCGTAGCTATTGTTATCCCCTATGTCAAGAG GGCAAGGGAGTACATCTGTAAAGTAACTCCTCTGGCTGGAGTTAGTGCTGAGAGAGCTGATAATAATGAGAGAGAGATCAAACTCATTTTGGCCTTACCCACTCAAAAGTCTCTCAACATTATTTTGAGGGTCCCAACG ATGACACTGTCAAAGCAAGATCTACCTATTTTTATTAACCTGCCCATTGAACAAGATGGAACCATTCCAGCTCTCAAGGATTTAGACATTCGTGGCACTGTTGAGAAATGGCTAAAAGCTATCCGAGATAATTGA